Genomic window (Aquimarina sp. BL5):
TTCAATTTATTTTTATCTAACCAGTCTTCATAATCTCTATAAAAAAGAGCTGGATATCCTTCATGAGTTAGAATATACGCATACGCCAAAAGTTTATTTGTATAAATCTCATCAGTATCATGATTCGCCACAAAGGTAACAGCTCTAGATGCATTTCTTTTCCATAACATATCTCCACTAAGTGCATTAAGATTGTTCCCTACAAATGCATCCCTCATTTTATAATAACATGCAAAATCAAATGCTGACATCTGTGCTTCGCTTGTCCACCAATCCAATGTATTTACATTTCCATCCCAATATTCTCCAACACCAAATGCACCAGTAGATTGACGAAATTCTTTTGCAACCCAAGGAGCAAAACCTTTTACATAATCAAATCTATATCCATCAAATCCCATAGTATTCTTATAGTACTTAGCAACAGAGTTACTTCTTTTCCATAACCAATCCTGAACATATGCTTTGTTATGACTTAAATCAGGAAATCCTCCAAAGAACCCACTATCAGAATTATAGGCTTCGTTTGGATGAAAATCATATTTTGTTCTATCGAATTTATTAGATAAGGGATTAAACTTTGTGTACGTATCTTTACCTGCAAATTCATTTGGCTCTAAATCTCCCCCACTGTTATGATTAATCACAATATCGGCGATCACATTTAATCCTTTATTATGAGCACTAGATATTAAAGATTCTAGTTCTGATTTAGATCCAAATCTGGTTTCGGTACTTCCCATTTGATTATATTGACCGAAATCGTAATAATCAAAAGGATCGTATCCCATAGAAAATGGCCCATTCTGAGCTTTACTTACCGGTGGTAACCAAATTGCATCAACACCTGCATTACTCCAGGAATTGACCTTTCCTTTTACAACATTCCACCAAGTACCACCAGCTGGAACATCCCAATAAAAGGCTTGCATCATTACTCCAGATCCTATAGATTTAAGACCTGCTCTAGTAGAAATTAATTCTTCAGGCTTTACAGACTCCGATTCTACGGAATCAAAAACCTCATCCTTACCGCACGATATCAGTAAAAAAGACACCGCCAATAAAAAATAGATAAACTTAAAAGTTTTCATAAAAATAAGTGTTTGTGTGTTAAATTTCTTACAATGTAATATTTTTACTTACAACGAAAACGTTTGAATCGAAACTCAA
Coding sequences:
- a CDS encoding alpha-amylase; the protein is MKTFKFIYFLLAVSFLLISCGKDEVFDSVESESVKPEELISTRAGLKSIGSGVMMQAFYWDVPAGGTWWNVVKGKVNSWSNAGVDAIWLPPVSKAQNGPFSMGYDPFDYYDFGQYNQMGSTETRFGSKSELESLISSAHNKGLNVIADIVINHNSGGDLEPNEFAGKDTYTKFNPLSNKFDRTKYDFHPNEAYNSDSGFFGGFPDLSHNKAYVQDWLWKRSNSVAKYYKNTMGFDGYRFDYVKGFAPWVAKEFRQSTGAFGVGEYWDGNVNTLDWWTSEAQMSAFDFACYYKMRDAFVGNNLNALSGDMLWKRNASRAVTFVANHDTDEIYTNKLLAYAYILTHEGYPALFYRDYEDWLDKNKLNNLIWIHNNLAGGNTSNLWTDNDEYIARRNGGGGKNGLIVYINNSNSWKERWIQTNWSNRAIKDYTGNSGWEPTTQGGKWVKIQAPPKGYTVWSLK